A single genomic interval of Microbulbifer variabilis harbors:
- a CDS encoding amidase family protein, which produces MTTSLRQFSEMVRKRKITATSLIEDACDNAVAHSDLDAFICLDRQGALQKAQRIDNELKESSNNWPLAGIPIVVKDNINVRGFQTTAGTPGMNFQAKTSAPIIESLEKAGAIVIGKTNFHELAFGVTSNNAAYGAVRNPWDKSCFPGGSSGGTAVAIAAGIVSAGLGTDTAGSIRLPAALTGIVGFRPSTGCLSTEGIVPSVPAFDTPGPMAANVEDTAYLFEILTGSALPQAKPLNQLRLGLAHPLFDNLSPGVYQAFKAALHSLSSAGTTLIEIDLSSLVSAVLDVGFPIGFHQMKTAMTQFLASYQPNTQLAELVAMIKSNDVKAVYQESVLGPKAPSNAEYQTALKKMPGVRDNYLKIIQQHQLDAIVFPTAPSEAQSISTSSNQLELNGKILPTLDTLIHNNATAAVTGAPGISIPIGRGNNGLPVGLELDGVPGADSTLLAIAKEIELQIPALVSNGLK; this is translated from the coding sequence ATGACAACGTCTCTACGCCAGTTCTCTGAAATGGTCCGCAAAAGGAAGATCACAGCGACATCCTTAATTGAAGATGCCTGCGATAATGCGGTGGCCCACTCAGATCTGGATGCTTTTATCTGCCTGGATAGGCAAGGCGCATTACAGAAAGCACAGCGTATTGATAACGAGCTGAAAGAAAGCAGCAATAACTGGCCGCTTGCTGGCATCCCCATCGTTGTCAAAGACAATATCAATGTGAGAGGTTTTCAAACGACTGCGGGCACACCTGGTATGAACTTCCAGGCCAAGACTTCTGCCCCAATAATTGAGAGTCTAGAGAAGGCCGGAGCTATCGTCATTGGCAAAACCAATTTTCACGAACTCGCCTTCGGCGTAACCTCGAATAACGCCGCCTATGGTGCCGTCAGGAATCCTTGGGATAAATCCTGCTTTCCAGGTGGTTCATCCGGGGGAACAGCAGTAGCCATTGCCGCCGGGATCGTATCTGCAGGCCTGGGCACAGATACCGCCGGTTCAATCAGGCTGCCAGCAGCCCTCACAGGAATTGTGGGCTTTCGACCATCCACTGGCTGCCTGAGTACCGAGGGTATAGTGCCCTCTGTACCAGCGTTTGATACCCCAGGCCCCATGGCCGCCAATGTAGAGGATACCGCTTATCTGTTTGAGATATTAACCGGGTCTGCCCTACCCCAGGCAAAGCCACTTAATCAGCTGCGCCTTGGGCTTGCCCACCCGCTATTTGATAATCTCTCACCAGGTGTATACCAAGCTTTTAAAGCTGCATTACATTCCCTTAGCTCCGCGGGAACCACCCTAATAGAAATCGATTTATCCTCGTTAGTGAGCGCAGTCCTTGATGTTGGGTTTCCTATCGGATTTCATCAAATGAAAACCGCTATGACCCAATTTTTGGCGAGCTACCAGCCTAATACCCAACTTGCTGAGTTGGTTGCAATGATCAAAAGTAATGATGTAAAGGCTGTCTATCAGGAGTCAGTACTCGGCCCTAAGGCACCATCAAATGCCGAGTATCAAACCGCTTTAAAGAAGATGCCTGGAGTACGCGACAACTACCTAAAAATCATCCAGCAGCACCAACTAGATGCGATTGTATTCCCTACAGCACCGAGCGAAGCTCAATCTATTAGTACTTCATCAAACCAACTTGAACTAAACGGAAAAATACTTCCAACTCTGGACACACTCATACACAACAATGCCACAGCAGCAGTCACCGGTGCTCCCGGAATAAGCATTCCTATTGGGCGAGGCAATAATGGCTTACCGGTAGGTCTGGAACTGGATGGAGTGCCCGGCGCAGACTCAACACTTCTCGCCATAGCAAAGGAAATTGAACTTCAGATACCAGCACTGGTGTCGAATGGCCTGAAGTGA
- a CDS encoding methyltransferase yields MPGSMQKNRVSNWIFQRVSNAVYSLCNIPNRLIPAPFRLMQIGSLFWQSRCLYAVACLNVADHIEDKAISIDKLADACKADKQYLYRLMRMLCAMGIFKEDEPKCFSHNRNSRALRTNADNSVKNMILMHNSPEFSRPWFSNFEGHIKEGNVPFEGVYEKEMFDYMNDHPKVSDLFSDAMDTVDHLTGLQYLQDFNWKNFDRIIDLGGAKGSKSASILSSYKHLNAVVVDRSNVESTAREYWESHLGDDVRKRLDFYPTDILNDPLPDAVSDKDIYLCVAIFHLLNDTRAKELLMNIHRAMGERNTTLAIVDAVLPEKGADLNLAAMDMQMLMGTKGRERTVSEWNKLFAQSPFYLVETVSVRSFAKVMVLKKREGLK; encoded by the coding sequence ATGCCCGGGTCTATGCAAAAGAATAGGGTCTCTAATTGGATCTTTCAGAGGGTTTCCAATGCGGTTTACAGTTTATGCAATATTCCAAATCGCCTGATCCCGGCTCCCTTTCGTTTGATGCAAATAGGATCTTTATTTTGGCAATCTCGCTGTTTATATGCTGTTGCCTGTCTTAATGTTGCTGATCATATTGAAGATAAAGCCATTTCGATAGATAAGTTGGCGGATGCTTGCAAAGCCGATAAACAGTACCTCTATCGATTGATGAGAATGTTATGCGCAATGGGGATTTTTAAAGAAGATGAACCAAAATGTTTTTCGCATAATAGGAATTCAAGAGCGCTTCGTACTAACGCCGACAACAGCGTAAAAAATATGATCCTGATGCATAATTCCCCTGAATTTAGTAGGCCATGGTTTTCCAACTTTGAGGGGCATATCAAGGAGGGCAATGTGCCTTTTGAAGGTGTGTATGAAAAGGAGATGTTTGATTATATGAATGATCACCCGAAGGTTAGTGACCTATTTTCGGATGCAATGGACACTGTTGATCATCTTACCGGTTTACAATACCTGCAAGACTTTAACTGGAAGAATTTTGATCGAATTATTGATTTGGGTGGCGCAAAAGGTAGTAAAAGTGCCAGTATCCTTTCTTCGTACAAACACCTGAATGCAGTTGTTGTTGACAGGAGCAATGTAGAATCGACTGCGCGAGAGTATTGGGAGAGTCACCTCGGTGATGATGTTAGGAAACGATTGGATTTTTATCCTACTGATATCCTAAATGACCCACTTCCAGATGCAGTAAGTGATAAGGACATCTATTTGTGTGTGGCTATTTTTCACTTGCTGAATGATACCAGGGCTAAAGAGCTTTTAATGAATATTCATCGGGCGATGGGTGAACGTAATACTACTTTAGCGATTGTTGATGCTGTACTGCCAGAGAAAGGGGCAGATCTCAATTTAGCGGCAATGGATATGCAGATGCTAATGGGAACAAAAGGGCGTGAACGAACGGTCAGTGAATGGAATAAGTTGTTTGCTCAGAGCCCTTTCTACTTGGTTGAGACTGTCAGTGTTCGGTCTTTCGCTAAAGTGATGGTTTTAAAGAAAAGAGAAGGGTTAAAGTGA
- a CDS encoding TonB-dependent receptor plug domain-containing protein: MLRKSLIAIALSSAIPASFANDASSGQNAVMEETLVIGVRQRLYERGALLDAIQKTEVVDESLIKSQQAVNLTDAIEKSPGVRVSNECSMCGVKRVMLNGMRGEHSTILTDGVPLHTMMAGYYAVDALATTGISRIEVVRGAGASLLAPEAIGGTINVISKEIEETGVNINASMEDNDSYFLGLMAGYLSDDEPTRTSLVIQDDKHHQMDNDGNGVSEAPLQENTSYVVRLSQDLGERDNLILRTAYTDSNIFGGPQGDSIGSVLHGYDGVESDHLFVDDDVRQQYIGKPWETTEWIATTRSEISGSWLHEFNESYNTLLTVAWSEHKQDSFYEGFDYSATDTLNYFDLRNNLILNDQHMLTFGVDLRDESMLSDSAAGAESDNYIEDSFDYQTTGLYLQDTWTVSPDLEVALAIRLDNAKADFVAEQKPGTEIDEIVVAPRIDLRYLHDDQWTSRVAMGRGYRAPLSFFETDHGILDAGDGFAIDIESLEKSLSATYALSFEGERLNSTLSLAFTKVDNLAALSETEDGVPLLSQMQESASVGAADITLSYALNDNLSIGGTLETYDYDDVFRESFAIAPVEQRALFNLDYKTDYWMLYASATWIGSRDLAEFGYEGFNQLGDSTLKSTNADAYWTLDMKLTFDVSENLSLYLGGNNLTDYTQVEEGETPLFWDASGAYDVAYIYGPLRGREFYMGFDWNL, encoded by the coding sequence ATGCTTCGCAAAAGCTTGATTGCCATCGCCCTCTCCTCAGCAATCCCTGCCTCTTTTGCCAATGACGCGTCTTCCGGACAAAACGCTGTAATGGAGGAGACCCTAGTGATAGGTGTCCGCCAGCGACTATATGAGCGCGGCGCCCTCTTGGACGCCATACAGAAGACTGAAGTCGTAGACGAGAGCCTGATCAAGTCCCAGCAAGCGGTAAACCTGACGGATGCCATTGAGAAATCCCCCGGTGTAAGGGTTTCCAATGAATGTTCTATGTGTGGGGTTAAACGAGTAATGCTGAATGGTATGCGTGGGGAGCATTCCACCATCCTCACCGACGGTGTTCCCTTACACACGATGATGGCTGGCTACTACGCGGTAGATGCACTGGCCACCACCGGCATCTCACGTATCGAAGTGGTCCGCGGTGCTGGCGCATCACTGCTGGCACCCGAAGCAATCGGCGGAACCATCAATGTGATTTCCAAGGAAATAGAAGAAACTGGCGTCAATATAAATGCCTCCATGGAGGACAACGACAGTTATTTTCTTGGCTTGATGGCAGGCTATCTGAGCGATGATGAACCTACCCGCACATCGCTGGTCATCCAGGATGACAAACATCACCAGATGGACAACGATGGTAACGGCGTCAGCGAAGCGCCGTTACAGGAAAATACCAGTTACGTGGTGCGTCTCTCGCAAGACCTGGGTGAACGGGACAACCTGATCCTTCGCACGGCCTACACCGACTCCAATATTTTTGGTGGCCCCCAGGGAGACAGCATTGGCTCAGTCTTGCACGGATACGATGGTGTGGAGTCTGACCACTTATTTGTCGACGACGATGTGCGACAGCAATATATCGGTAAACCCTGGGAAACCACCGAATGGATAGCCACCACCCGCAGTGAAATTTCCGGCAGCTGGCTACACGAATTTAACGAGTCCTATAACACTTTGCTGACAGTTGCCTGGTCAGAGCATAAACAGGACTCCTTTTACGAGGGGTTCGACTACAGCGCTACTGACACGCTCAATTACTTCGACCTGCGCAACAACCTGATCCTGAACGACCAGCATATGCTGACGTTTGGTGTCGACCTTCGCGATGAATCCATGCTCTCCGACTCTGCTGCAGGGGCGGAAAGTGACAACTACATCGAAGATAGTTTCGACTACCAAACTACCGGCCTTTACCTGCAGGATACCTGGACAGTCTCACCAGATCTTGAGGTGGCACTCGCCATACGCCTGGATAATGCCAAAGCCGATTTCGTCGCCGAGCAAAAACCCGGTACCGAGATCGATGAAATAGTGGTGGCCCCGCGTATAGACTTGCGCTACCTGCACGACGATCAATGGACCTCTCGCGTAGCGATGGGGCGAGGCTACCGAGCCCCTCTATCCTTTTTCGAAACGGATCACGGCATCCTGGATGCGGGAGATGGCTTTGCCATCGATATTGAAAGTCTGGAGAAGTCTCTATCTGCAACTTATGCGCTGAGCTTCGAAGGGGAGCGCCTTAACAGTACCCTGTCATTGGCATTTACCAAAGTAGATAACCTCGCGGCATTAAGTGAAACCGAGGACGGGGTACCGCTGCTTAGCCAAATGCAGGAAAGTGCCTCTGTAGGCGCTGCCGACATTACTCTCAGTTATGCGCTGAACGACAATCTATCTATTGGCGGCACTCTGGAGACCTACGATTACGACGATGTTTTCCGGGAATCCTTTGCCATTGCCCCAGTGGAGCAACGTGCGCTATTCAATCTGGATTACAAAACCGATTACTGGATGCTATACGCTAGCGCCACCTGGATCGGATCTCGTGACCTGGCTGAATTTGGCTACGAAGGCTTTAACCAGCTGGGCGATTCCACACTTAAGAGCACAAACGCAGACGCCTATTGGACACTGGATATGAAATTGACCTTTGATGTGAGTGAAAACCTCAGTCTGTACCTGGGCGGCAACAATCTCACGGATTACACCCAGGTCGAGGAAGGAGAAACCCCTCTGTTCTGGGATGCCAGTGGTGCCTATGACGTAGCCTATATCTATGGTCCCCTGCGCGGCCGTGAATTCTACATGGGCTTCGACTGGAACCTGTAA
- a CDS encoding TlpA family protein disulfide reductase, translating into MRTWLLLFTLLFAPTGATEVPTSLFNFELHSLAGPERINLQYFKDKPSLMVLVEPDCPWCFRQVRALNRLTHKCSQQFQPIALGINGSRKALLAEYRKLRPEFPMFQANRKLQQVLGETPGTPFSFLIAPNGKPLRWLRGYIPDEQLQPILEQSFGFTCSNTS; encoded by the coding sequence ATGCGAACCTGGCTCCTACTCTTCACACTTCTGTTCGCGCCAACTGGCGCGACTGAAGTTCCCACTTCGCTATTCAATTTTGAATTGCACAGCCTTGCCGGGCCCGAACGTATCAACTTGCAGTACTTCAAAGACAAGCCAAGCCTGATGGTACTGGTAGAACCCGACTGCCCCTGGTGCTTTCGCCAGGTTCGAGCACTAAACCGGCTTACACACAAGTGTTCACAACAGTTCCAACCAATTGCCCTGGGTATCAATGGGTCGCGCAAAGCCCTACTGGCTGAGTATCGAAAATTGCGCCCGGAATTTCCCATGTTCCAGGCGAATCGAAAACTCCAACAGGTGCTGGGTGAAACTCCCGGCACCCCCTTCAGTTTTCTAATAGCACCCAATGGTAAGCCGCTGCGTTGGCTCAGGGGATATATTCCTGATGAGCAATTGCAGCCCATTCTGGAGCAAAGTTTTGGTTTTACCTGTAGTAATACTTCTTGA
- a CDS encoding DUF2267 domain-containing protein — MTVPLEYEKASENFFEYLVDARDIAGLWSTHVTYTMTQGVFHVFRRRISTSDAIAFSNILPVCLRSLFVADWDVNEEKKDFDSEEEMTREVRLLREEHNFSTVTAIKDVAKAVRKHVNEEVFDELLLKLPDGAFEFWRP, encoded by the coding sequence ATGACTGTGCCATTGGAATATGAGAAAGCATCTGAAAATTTTTTTGAATATTTAGTTGATGCTCGAGATATAGCTGGGCTTTGGAGTACGCATGTTACCTATACAATGACACAGGGCGTTTTTCATGTGTTCCGCCGTCGAATTTCTACATCCGATGCTATTGCGTTTTCCAATATCTTACCTGTTTGTCTAAGATCTTTGTTTGTGGCCGACTGGGATGTTAACGAAGAAAAGAAAGACTTTGATAGTGAAGAGGAAATGACCAGGGAGGTGCGGTTATTACGAGAAGAGCACAATTTTTCAACAGTTACAGCAATTAAAGATGTTGCTAAAGCTGTACGGAAACATGTGAATGAAGAGGTATTTGATGAGTTGCTTTTAAAGCTTCCGGATGGGGCCTTTGAATTTTGGCGACCCTAA